A genome region from Kogia breviceps isolate mKogBre1 chromosome 13, mKogBre1 haplotype 1, whole genome shotgun sequence includes the following:
- the CCR6 gene encoding C-C chemokine receptor type 6, with the protein MNSTNIYDANEDDFGLANSSDYSLDVDSFLCSLQEVRKFSGLFVPLAYSLICVSGLLGNVLVVVTFAFYKKAKSMTDVYLLNMAVADILFVLTLPFWAVNHAAGEWIFSNVMCKLTRGIYAVNFTCGMLLLTCISLDRYIAIVQATKSFRLRSRTLAHHKVICLVVWVVSILISSSTFMFNQKYKLQGVDVCEPRYHAVSEPIRWKLLMLGLQLLFGFFIPLVFMIFCYMFIVRTLMQAQNSKRHRAIRVIIAVVLVFLACQIPHNMVLLVTAVNLGRTDRLCSSERLLGYTRNITEVLAFLHCCLNPVLYAFVGQKFRSYFLKIMKDLWCARRRQKAPGFSCSRLHSDNFTSRQNSETADNDNPSSFTM; encoded by the coding sequence ATGAATTCCACCAACATCTACGATGCAAACGAGGATGATTTTGGGTTGGCTAATAGTTCAGATTATTCACTCGACGTTGATAGCTTTCTGTGCTCCTTGCAGGAGGTCAGAAAGTTCTCTGGGCTATTTGTGCCACTTGCTTACTCCTTGATATGTGTCTCCGGCCTCCTGGGCAATGTTTTGGTGGTGGTCACCTTTGCTTTTTATAAGAAAGCCAAGTCTATGACCGACGTTTACCTCTTGAACATGGCCGTGGCAGACATACTCTTTGTCCTTACCCTCCCGTTCTGGGCAGTCAACCATGCCGCCGGCGAGTGGATTTTCAGCAACGTCATGTGCAAGCTGACCCGGGGCATCTACGCCGTCAACTTTACCTGTGGGATGCTGCTCCTGACCTGCATCAGCCTGGACCGCTACATCGCCATCGTGCAGGCCACCAAGTCCTTCCGGCTCCGGTCCAGGACCTTGGCTCACCACAAAGTGATCTGTCTGGTCGTGTGGGTGGTGTCGATCCTCATCTCCAGCTCGACCTTCATGTTCAACCAGAAATACAAGCTACAAGGCGTTGACGTGTGCGAGCCCAGGTACCACGCCGTCTCCGAGCCGATCCGCTGGAAGCTGCTGATGCTGGGACTGCAGCTCCTCTTCGGCTTCTTCATCCCGCTGGTGTTTATGATATTTTGCTACATGTTTATTGTCAGGACCTTAATGCAGGCTCAGAATTCGAAGAGGCACAGAGCCATCCGCGTGATCATAGCCGTGGTCCTGGTCTTCCTGGCTTGCCAGATCCCACATAACATGGTGCTTCTTGTGACCGCCGTCAACCTGGGCAGGACGGACCGCTTATGCAGCAGCGAGAGGCTGCTGGGCTACACCAGGAACATCACCGAGGTCCTGGCTTTCCTGCACTGCTGCCTCAACCCAGTGCTCTATGCCTTCGTCGGCCAGAAGTTTAGAAGCTACTTTCTGAAGATCATGAAGGACCTGTGGTGTGCGAGGAGGAGGCAGAAGGCGCCGGGCTTCTCCTGCTCCCGCCTGCACTCGGACAACTTCACCTCCCGGCAGAACAGCGAGACCGCGGACAATGACAACCCGTCCTCCTTCACCATGTGA